One window from the genome of Yarrowia lipolytica chromosome 1B, complete sequence encodes:
- a CDS encoding uncharacterized protein (Compare to YALI0B14267g, similar to Saccharomyces cerevisiae PRE6 (YOL038W); ancestral locus Anc_7.120, highly similar to uniprot|P40303 Saccharomyces cerevisiae YOL038w PRE6 20S proteasome subunit (alpha4) P7. 1.f7.1), giving the protein MSGYDRALSVFSPDGHVFQVEYALEAVKRGTAAVGVKGKDVVILGCEKRSALKLQDPRITPSKICKLDTHVSLAFAGLNADARILVDKARVEAQSHRLTVEDPVSVEYISRYIAGVQQRYTQSGGVRPFGISTLIVGFDPNDKVPKLYQTEPSGIYNAWKANAIGKSSKTVRDFLEKNYEEDMDKAATIRLAIKSLLEVVQTGAKNIEIAILSADNPTEVLSTETIAEYVAEIEEEKEAEAKKQKPSRD; this is encoded by the exons ATGAGCGGCTACGACAGAGCACTTTCAGTATTCAG tccCGACGGACACGTTTTCC AGGTGGAGTACGCCTTGGAGGCTGTTAAGAGAGGAACCGCAGCCGTCGGtgtcaagggcaaggatGTCGTCATTCTGGGATGCGAGAAGCGGTCTGCTCTCAAGCTCCAGGACCCTCGAATCACCCCCTCCAAGATCTGCAAGTTGGACACTCATGTGTCTCTGGCCTTTGCCGGTCTGAACGCCGACGCCCGAATCCTCGTCGACAAGGCCCGAGTTGAGGCTCAGTCTCACCGACTCACAGTTGAAGACCCCGTTTCCGTCGAGTACATCTCCCGATACATTGCTGGTGTTCAGCAGCGATACACCCAGTCAGGTGGTGTACGACCATTCGGTATTTCTACTCTGATTGTTGGATTCGACCCCAACGACAAGGTGCCCAAGCTGTACCAGACAGAGCCCTCTGGAATCTACAACGCGTGGAAAGCCAACGCCATCGGTAAGAGCTCCAAGACTGTACGAGATttcctggagaagaactACGAGGAGGATATGGACAAAGCCGCCACCATTCGGCTGGCTATCAAGAGTCTGCTGGAGGTTGTCCAGACCGGAGCCAAGAACATTGAGATTGCCATCTTGTCTGCCGACAACCCTACCGAGGTTCTGAGCACGGAAACCATTGCTGAGTACGTTGCTGAGATTGAGGAAGAAAAGGAGGCAGAGGCCAAGAAACAGAAGCCTAGCCGGGATTAG
- a CDS encoding uncharacterized protein (Compare to YALI0B14289g, similar to uniprot|P22506 Saccharomycopsis fibuligera Beta-glucosidase 1 precursor (EC 3.2.1.21)): MLAFVLLLTMLLAAALADPFSDKDAYKHSPPYYPAPEIGRVPTDLRWRAALKVAQGMVANMTLLEKVNITTGTGWEMGPCVGNTGTVERLGIKSLCLQDGPLGIRFADLITTFPAGITIASTFSRQLVRERGAAMGRENRRKGVDITLSPVVGPLGRHANGGRIWEGFSADPYLAGKLAAEAVTGIQGQNVMAVVKHMVGNEQEHFRQLGEWQGFGFKDLKQPLSSNIDDRTLNEAYLWPFADAVRANVGSVMCSYQQINGSQGCQNAHILNGKLKEEMGFQGFVMSDWLAQRSGVASVLAGLDMSMPGDGLVWADGVPLMGYELTRSVLNGTIDESRVDDMVTRILTPILYLSITPTDPNFSSWTNDTTSYKYYGAKAGGNVTVNRHIDVRDQYTTKAALDGANAALVLLKNEKKTLPLNPTNIGNLNIFGIGSKTGPLGAVCGENMQCSDGALIEGWGSGSVYPTDYQSPYDAIKERASKDNITIGGTTQSWGNLSNVEILSAAADASVVFVLSDSGESTGIVDGNIGDRNNLTLWHNGDEVVKAVASKNPNTIVVVTTVGPVNLEKWIDNPNVTAVLLTGPAGDFGGRAAASILFGDIAPSGKLPFTIAKNDTDYIPLTTKIPEDGLPQDYFTEGTLLDYKRFDENQVTPRFEFGYGLSYSNITVENLEARYAFPSIPEFLPTPFAPSNPNKPKNAFTPHANESVFPSDIDPLNKYVYPYLNDTSEIFSNETHYPYPEGYSSEQSNSTNINGGAVGGNPALWLSAVYIVHSVSNYGPYDTGVVTQMYIAFPQDNDDLKTAPRQLRGFERSELKVGERQGILYDVQWRDLAVWDVKLQSWRVQRGEYKVYVGHSSRDFVLTTSFTLK; this comes from the coding sequence ATGCTCGCATTCGTCCTACTGCTGACGATGCTGCTCGCAGCAGCGCTTGCTGACCCGTTCTCAGATAAAGACGCTTACAAACACAGCCCTCCATACTACCCTGCTCCGGAGATTGGCAGAGTTCCCACCGACCTGCGATGGAGAGCTGCCTTGAAGGTGGCCCAGGGTATGGTCGCTAACATGACACTGCTTGAGAAGGtgaacatcaccaccgGTACGGGCTGGGAGATGGGTCCTTGTGTTGGAAACACTGGTACCGTCGAACGACTGGGTATAAAATCGCTGTGCCTTCAAGACGGCCCTCTTGGGATTCGATTTGCTGACCTCATTACCACATTCCCTGCTGGTATCACTATTGCCTCTACCTTCTCTCGACAGCTGGTTAGAGAGCGAGGTGCTGCTATGGGACGGGAGAATAGACGCAAGGGAGTGGATATCACTCTCAGCCCTGTGGTTGGACCACTGGGAAGACATGCTAACGGAGGTCGAATCTGGGAGGGCTTCTCTGCTGACCCCTACCTTGCTGGAAAGCTCGCCGCCGAGGCCGTGACAGGTATACAGGGCCAGAACGTCATGGCTGTGGTAAAGCATATGGTTGGAAACGAGCAGGAACATTTTCGACAACTTGGCGAGTGGCAGGGATTCGGATTCAAGGATCTGAAGCAGCCCCTCTCTTCAAACATCGACGACCGAACTCTTAACGAAGCGTACCTTTGGCCCTTTGCTGATGCTGTTCGAGCCAATGTTGGATCTGTCATGTGTTCCTATCAGCAGATCAATGGCTCTCAGGGTTGTCAAAACGCCCACATTCTGAACGGtaagctcaaggaggaaatgGGTTTCCAGGGCTTTGTCATGTCCGACTGGCTTGCCCAGCGAAGTGGCGTGGCGTCTGTTCTTGCTGGTCTCGATATGAGCATGCCTGGAGACGGTCTTGTCTGGGCGGACGGTGTTCCGCTCATGGGATACGAGTTGACCAGGAGTGTGCTGAATGGAACCATTGATGAAAGCCGAGTGGACGACATGGTTACCCGAATCCTTACCCCCATACTGTATCTCTCAATTACTCCGACCGACCCCAACTTCAGCTCTTGGACCAACGACACTactagctacaagtactacgGAGCCAAGGCTGGTGGAAACGTCACTGTTAACCGACATATTGATGTGAGAGACCAGTACACTAccaaggctgctcttgATGGAGCAAACGCTGCGCTTGTTCTTCTCAAgaatgagaagaagactctTCCTCTGAACCCTACCAATATTGGAAACCTCAACATTTTCGGTATTGGTTCTAAAACCGGCCCACTTGGAGCTGTCTGTGGAGAAAATATGCAGTGTAGTGATGGCGCCCTTATTGAGGGATGGGGGTCCGGTTCCGTCTACCCTACCGATTATCAATCTCCTTACGACGCCATTAAGGAGAGAGCCTCCAAGgacaacatcaccatcgGAGGCACTACGCAATCTTGGGGTAACCTGTCGAACGTTGAGATCCTTTCAGCTGCTGCCGACGCCAGTGTCGTCTTTGTTCTTTCCGACTCCGGTGAGAGTACTGGTATTGTTGACGGCAACATTGGGGATCGAAACAACTTGACGCTGTGGCACAATGGAGACGAGGTTGTCAAGGCTGTGGCATCTAAGAACCCCAACACTATCGTTGTTGTTACCACTGTCGGCCCTGTGAACCTCGAAAAGTGGATCGACAACCCAAACGTCACTGCCGTGCTTCTCACTGGACCCGCTGGTGACTTTGGAGGAAGAGCTGCAGCCTCTATTCTCTTCGGCGACATCGCCCCTTCAGGAAAACTCCCTTTCACTATTGCCAAGAATGACACCGACTACATTCCTCTTACTACTAAGATCCCTGAAGACGGCCTTCCTCAAGACTATTTCACTGAGGGTACTCTTTTGGACTACAAACGGTTCGACGAGAACCAGGTGACTCCTAGGTTTGAATTTGGCTACGGTCTGTCTTACTCTAACATTACGGTGGAGAATCTCGAAGCCCGGTATGCTTTCCCTAGCATTCCTGAGTTCTTGCCCACTCCCTTTGCCCCTTCGAACCCCAACAAGCCTAAGAACGCATTTACTCCTCACGCCAATGAGTCCGTCTTCCCCAGTGACATTGATCCTTTGAACAAGTACGTCTATCCATACCTGAACGATACCTCGGAGATCTTCTCTAACGAGACCCATTATCCCTATCCTGAGGGGTACTCCAGTGAGCAGTCCAACAGTACCAACATTAACGGCGGGGCTGTCGGAGGCAACCCTGCTCTGTGGCTCTCTGCAGTCTACATTGTCCACAGCGTGTCTAACTATGGTCCCTATGATACTGGAGTGGTCACCCAGATGTACATTGCCTTCCCTCAGGATAACGACGATCTTAAAACCGCTCCTAGACAGCTTCGAGGATTCGAACGGTccgagctcaaggtggGAGAACGGCAGGGAATTCTATACGATGTTCAATGGCGAGATCTCGCGGTCTGGGATGTCAAACTTCAGAGCTGGCGGGTCCAACGAGGAGAGTACAAGGTTTACGTAGGCCACAGTTCGCGAGACTTTGTTCTGACCACCAGCTTCACTCTCAAGTAG
- a CDS encoding uncharacterized protein (Compare to YALI0B14311g, weakly similar to uniprot|P40571 Saccharomyces cerevisiae YIR015w RPR2 RNase P subunit, similar to Saccharomyces cerevisiae RPR2 (YIR015W); ancestral locus Anc_7.118): MTDNTNPTNEGQQPTQQSQKGKKQQQKPNTTRKTDINANKQKQQQPKKPKVIPHRDHYARISYLAQASQLMGDCNEGLSRCYTSTMTTVAKKTVLRLSPHLKRTVCKKCSRKLTPTNCDIELENLSRLQSSKANVLIYTCKCGTAKRFPVGKKEDYKLWADTASAN; the protein is encoded by the coding sequence ATGACCGATAACACCAACCCCACAAATGAAGGCCAGCAACCAACACAACAATCGCAAAAGGGCAAgaaacagcaacagaagCCCAACACAACGAGAAAAACCGATATAAACGccaacaagcagaagcaacaacaaccgaAGAAACCAAAGGTGATACCACATCGAGATCACTACGCTAGAATCTCATACCTGGCACAGGCATCACAATTAATGGGAGACTGTAATGAGGGACTGTCACGATGTTATACCAGTACAATGACTACAGTGGCAAAGAAAACAGTGCTCAGATTGTCCCCGCATCTCAAACGAACAGTCTGCAAGAAGTGCTCACGAAaactcacaccaacaaacTGTGACATTGAGTTGGAAAACCTATCCAGGTTACAATCAAGTAAAGCCAATGTGCTAATATACACTTGCAAGTGTGGCACCGCCAAAAGATTTCCAGTAggaaagaaggaggactACAAGCTATGGGCAGACACCGCGTCAGCGAATTAA
- a CDS encoding uncharacterized protein (Compare to YALI0B14333g, similar to uniprot|P22507 Saccharomycopsis fibuligera Beta-glucosidase 2 precursor (EC 3.2.1.21)): protein MRYTNTQALVGVCLLLLLACVAKAQREPPHPHPRYPMAPPPPPHYPYYYPNRHGAYRRTRQAAGRSPVGLRNDRRPKARLDNHKKKTAQHHDGEKKAKPKSDTIIIRIASNVGGDIPKLSDPEPFDSNPFVNLTNYMHSPTYYPTPMAGRINDHCWRSAFLKAKAFVTQLTNEEKANLTTDFSTADSPWYGETGEIPRLNLSSLRLQWGLHGVGGDSHFTTFLPAGITTASTFNKGLMYSRGAIIGKEARKKGMDIVLGPLIDPTGRSAAGGRNWEGFGPDPYMAGVVATESVTGIQDQGVVATVMHYVGYSQEHFRNLEEWQAHGYNNLTSSGSSFIDDRTMNEVYIWPFANAVKANAGAIMCAPQKLNNTQGCKNSYMMNYKLKRELGFQGFVLSAGMSQNEPPAALAGMDMSMPRLKASENKLREMMLRNYDKDGFPQSRLDDMATRVLTSYYYVTQHRNGHQSFVGDEENLSNKSAYDNILVDVRDGFHYRVALEIALEGIVMLKNDDSALPIEGMRTIGVLGAAANLGPSGSKCDDKFGCHDGAIFQGWGDGGVNPPFVVTPYEAVNARAARDRIVVRSNFDSWDLNQAEAVASSTDANIIFVAANSGEGNHVVDDNKGDRKNFTLWHNGDELIKKAVEVNDHNIVVVTAVGPVDMEKWIEHPHVKAVLFTGPGGEEAGAALAHVLFGDFNPSGKLPFTIARNVNHYIPIETEVPRDGIPKAYFGEMSLTDYKWFDQNLISPRFEFGFGMSFSEFSYSDMKITTQRNPSLTLGAPPDYWGKDGNATTAKAFQQEFKAASGDFQFPSGYNDDHNDDPVLNGGAVGGNPMLWDVMYQVAVSVTNHGPFDGAVVSQLYVSFPQDDQALRTAPKQLRGFSKTSLVVGETANVLFDLMWRDLAVWDVVKQTWVVQRGDYDVFIGGSSRQLETLGRITIA, encoded by the coding sequence ATGAGATACACAAATACCCAAGCGCTGGTGGGTGTCTGTCtactcctgctgctggcttGCGTGGCCAAAGCACAGAGAGAACCCCCTCACCCTCACCCCCGATACCCAATGGCTCCACCCCCGCCTCCTCACTACCCTTACTACTACCCCAACCGTCATGGAGCGTACAGACGTACTCGTCAAGCAGCAGGCAGATCCCCCGTGGGTCTCCGAAATGACCGACGTCCCAAAGCGCGACTCGATAaccacaagaagaagaccgcCCAGCACCACGAcggagagaagaaggccaagccCAAGTCCGATACCATTATCATCCGAATTGCAAGCAATGTCGGTGGCGATATTCCCAAGCTCTCAGACCCGGAGCCCTTCGATTCCAACCCCTTTGTGAATCTCACAAACTACATGCATTCCCCCACCTATTACCCCACCCCCATGGCTGGTCGGATCAATGATCACTGCTGGCGATCGGCGTttctcaaggccaaggcgTTTGTCACCCAACTCACGAACGAAGAGAAGGCTAACCTGACCACTGACTTCAGCACTGCAGATTCCCCTTGGTATGGCGAGACTGGCGAGATTCCCCGACTCAACTTGTCCTCTCTGCGTCTCCAATGGGGTCTCCATGGTGTCGGCGGCGACTCTCACTTCACCACCTTCCTTCCCGCCGGTATAACCACAGCATCTACCTTCAACAAAGGACTGATGTACTCTCGTGGTGCCATCATTGGGAAGGAGGCTCGGAAGAAGGGCATGGACATCGTTCTCGGTCCTCTCATTGATCCCACTGGTCGAAGTGCCGCTGGCGGACGAAACTGGGAGGGATTCGGTCCTGATCCTTACATGGCTGGTGTCGTTGCAACTGAGTCCGTCACTGGTATCCAAGATCAGGGAGTTGTTGCTACTGTGATGCACTACGTTGGGTACAGCCAGGAGCACTTCCGAAACTTGGAAGAGTGGCAGGCCCACGGTTACAACAACCTCACATCCTCTGGCTCCTCATTCATCGATGACAGAACAATGAACGAGGTGTACATCTGGCCCTTCGCCAACGCTGTCAAGGCTAATGCCGGTGCTATCATGTGTGCCCCTCAAaagctcaacaacaccCAGGGCTGCAAGAACTCCTACATGATGAATTACAAGCTCAAAAGAGAGTTGGGATTCCAAGGGTTCGTCCTCTCCGCGGGTATGTCTCAGAACGAACCCCCTGCTGCGCTCGCCGGTATGGATATGTCAATGCCTCGGCTCAAGGCGTCTGAAAACAAGCTGCGTGAAATGATGCTCCGAAATTATGACAAAGACGGATTCCCTCAATCACGCCTAGACGACATGGCTACACGAGTTCTCACCTCCTACTACTACGTTACACAGCACCGAAACGGCCACCAGTCCTTTGTCGGCGACGAGGAGAATCTCTCCAACAAGTCAGCCTACGACAACATCTTAGTTGATGTTCGTGATGGTTTTCACTACCGGGTCGCTCTCGAGATCGCTCTCGAAGGTATCGTTATGCTAAAGAATGATGATAGTGCCCTTCCTATCGAGGGCATGAGAACCATTGGAGTGCTGGGAGCCGCTGCCAACCTTGGACCCAGTGGCTCCAAGTGCGACGACAAGTTTGGGTGCCACGATGGTGCTATCTTCCAAGGATGGGGAGACGGTGGCGTCAACCCTCCGTTCGTTGTGACCCCCTACGAGGCTGTGAACGCCCGTGCTGCTCGAGACCGAATTGTTGTTCGGTCCAACTTCGATTCTTGGGATCTCAACCAGGCCGAGGCCGTTGCCAGCAGCACTGATGCCAATATCATCTTCGTTGCCGCCAACTCCGGCGAGGGTAACCACGTGGTGGATGATAACAAGGGCGACAGAAAGAACTTCACCCTCTGGCACAATGGCgacgagctcatcaagaaggctgtTGAGGTCAACGACCACAACATTGTCGTTGTCACTGCTGTTGGTCCTGTTGACATGGAGAAGTGGATCGAGCACCCGCATGTCAAGGCAGTTCTGTTCACTGGCCCTGGCGGCGAGGAGGCTGGGGCTGCTCTTGCTCACGTGCTCTTTGGAGATTTCAACCCCAGTGGTAAGCTTCCCTTTACCATTGCACGGAACGTCAACCACTACATCCCCATTGAGACCGAGGTACCTCGGGATGGGATTCCCAAGGCTTACTTTGGTGAGATGAGCTTGACTGATTACAAGTGGTTTGATCAGAACCTCATCTCTCCTCGATTCGAGTTTGGTTTCGGCATGTCCTTCTCTGAGTTCTCATACTCTGACATGAAGATTACCACACAGAGAAACCCCAGTCTCACCCTTGGAGCTCCCCCGGACTACTGGGGTAAAGACGGCAACGCGACTACTGCTAAGGCGTTCCAGCAAGAGTTCAAGGCCGCTTCAGGGGACTTCCAGTTTCCTTCTGGCTATAATGATGACCACAACGACGATCCTGTCCTGAATGGTGGCGCTGTGGGTGGTAATCCCATGCTCTGGGATGTCATGTACCAAGTTGCTGTGAGCGTGACCAACCACGGCCCCTTTGATGGTGCAGTCGTGTCACAGCTGTATGTCAGCTTCCCTCAGGATGACCAGGCTCTCCGGACAGCCCCCAAACAGCTGCGAGGCTTCTCTAAGACTTCTCTTGTTGTTGGCGAGACAGCCAACGTTCTTTTTGATCTCATGTGGCGTGATCTCGCAGTTTGGGATGTTGTCAAGCAGACCTGGGTGGTACAGCGGGGCGACTATGATGTGTTCATCGGTGGTTCGAGTCGGCAGTTAGAAACCCTTGGTCGCATCACGATTGCTTAA
- a CDS encoding uncharacterized protein (Compare to YALI0B14355g, similar to uniprot|P36047 Saccharomyces cerevisiae YKL193c SDS22 regulatory subunit for the mitotic function of type I protein phosphatase singleton), with protein sequence MTAEDTKPEAKAQPTQEPAAETESAVTVVPPSFESDVSEDEEEEAFEAIEADEDLLADADLDILDIDLTHLKIRDFAKLGLGRFKQLETLCLRQNISPSTDGLEEVSDTLVDLDVYDNRIGKIENVNHLVNLTNLDFSFNKIRHIKNVSKLTKVINFYLCQNKIQEIRGLDNMPDLVNLELGANRIRVIENLDHLKNLRQLWLGKNKIRKLSGLSGLESLETLSIQSNRITKIEGLEKLKNLEELYISHNGITKIEGLEHNTKLRTLDITGNPITTLEGVSHLKDLEEFWASDCKLSNYKEIETELGQLPNLETVYFERNPLHRENPATYRNKVRLCLGPSLRQIDATFIKS encoded by the coding sequence ATGACCGCAGAGGACACCAAACCTGAAGCCAAGGCTCAGCCCACCCaagagcctgctgctgagacAGAATCGGCTGTCACAGTGGTTCCTCCATCTTTCGAGTCCGACGTTTCcgaagatgaagaggaggaagctTTCGAGGCAATTGAGGCCGACGAAGACCTTCTGGCCGATGCTGACCTCGACATTCTCGACATTGACCTCACTCATCTCAAGATCCGTGACTTTGCCAAGCTTGGTCTGGGTCGAttcaagcagcttgagacCCTCTGTCTGCGACAGAACATTTCTCCTAGCACGGATGGCCTGGAGGAGGTATCTGATACCCTGGTTGATCTCGACGTGTACGATAACCGAATTGGCAAGATCGAGAATGTGAACCATCTGGTGAACCTCACCAATCTGGATTTCTccttcaacaagatccGTCACATCAAGAACGTCAGCAAACTCACAAAGGTCATCAACTTCTATCTTTGCCAGAACAAGATCCAGGAAATTCGAGGTCTGGACAACATGCCTGATCTTGTTaaccttgagcttggagccAACCGAATCCGAGTCATTGAGAACTTGGACCATCTCAAGAACCTGCGTCAGCTGTGGCTCGGAAAGAACAAGATCCGAAAGCTGTCTGGTCTGTCGGGACTGGAGAGTCTAGAAACCCTGTCTATTCAATCCAACAGAATCACCAAAATCGAGGGTCTGGAGAAACTGAAGAACCTGGAAGAGCTGTACATTAGTCACAACGGAATCACGAAGATCGAGGGCCTGGaacacaacaccaagcTGCGAACCCTGGACATTACTGGAAACCCCATCACCACCCTGGAGGGTGTTTCGCACctcaaggatctggaggagttcTGGGCCTCGGATTGCAAGctctccaactacaaggagattgagactGAGCTTGGACAGCTGCCAAACCTCGAAACAGTCTACTTTGAGCGAAACCCTCTGCACCGAGAAAACCCTGCCACCTACAGAAACAAGGTGCGACTTTGTTTGGGCCCTTCCCTTCGACAGATTGACGCTACTTTCATCAAGTCTTAG
- a CDS encoding uncharacterized protein (Compare to YALI0B14377g, uniprot|Q876M0 Yarrowia lipolytica 14-3-3 protein promoting filamentous growth, similar to Saccharomyces cerevisiae BMH2 (YDR099W) and BMH1 (YER177W); ancestral locus Anc_8.243), producing MSSERETKTFLARLCEQADRYDEMVNYMKDVAKSGEELTVDERNLLSVAYKNVIGARRASWRVIFPIEQKEEAKGATHHLELLKTYRAKIEAELEDICSDVLDILTNHLLPKAENAESKVFYYKMKGDYHRYLAEFTSGEKRKEAATAAHESYKSATDVAQTELSSTHPIRLGLALNFSVFYYEILNSPDRACHLAKQAFDDAIAELDTLSEESFRDSTVIMQLLRDNLTLWKNDLEESLQAQQSEETPATDAAAASTEAAAPKEEAKPAAEEPKE from the exons ATGTCTTCTGAG AGAGAAACCAAGACCTTCCTTGCCCGGCTCTGTGAGCAGGCTGACCGATACGACGAGATGGTCAACTACATGAAGGACGTCGCTAAGTCCGGTGAGGAGCTTACTGTCGACGAGCGAAATCTGCTTTCCGTCGCTTACAAGAACGTTATCGGCGCTCGACGAGCCAGCTGGAGAGTCATTTTCCCCATAgagcagaaggaggaggccaagggtGCCACCCACCAtctcgagcttctcaagaCCTACAGAGCCAAGATTGAGGCAGAGCTCGAAGACATCTGCAGCGATGTTCTTGATATCCtcaccaaccacctcctccccaaggccgagaacgCCGAGTCTAAGGTCTTCTACTACAAGATGAAGGGTGACTACCATCGATACCTTGCCGAGTTCACCTCCGGCGAGAAGCGAAAAGAGGCTGCCACTGCCGCTCACGAGTCATACAAGAGCGCCACTGATGTTGCCCAGACTGAGCTCAGCTCAACTCACCCCATCCGACTTGGTCTCGCTCTCAACTTCTCCGTCTTCTACtacgagattctcaactcGCCAGACCGTGCTTGCCACCTTGCCAAGCAGGCTTTCGATGATGCCATCGCTGAGCTCGACACTCTCTCCGAGGAGTCTTTCCGAGACTCTACCGTCATTATGCAGCTTCTGCGAGACAACCTGACCCTCTGGAAGAACGACCTCGAAGAGTCTCTGCAAGCCCAGCAGTCTGAGGAGACCCCTGCCACCGATGCTGCCGCTGCTTCCaccgaggctgctgcccccaaggaggaggccaagcccgctgctgaggagcccaaggagtAG
- a CDS encoding uncharacterized protein (Compare to YALI0B14399g, similar to uniprot|Q12740 Zalerion arboricola Pyrroline- 5-carboxylate reductase PRO3 (P5C reductase), similar to Saccharomyces cerevisiae PRO3 (YER023W); ancestral locus Anc_7.506), producing MGVDIQLKDGYTICFLGCGTMGTAVLGAVLDSLSKGNKEGDAPKPGKFMACVTRQESADRLHKDLTSSAPDIPVEILINDNGSAYKADVFVLGSKPYMAEKILTPLQQMLEGKVLVSLLAGKTIADIESYSGRCPKPLVVRAMTNTPSRIGAGMTVLSFPDNATVDESVVNAVSWIFEQTGKCITLEEKQMDVSTALCGSSPAFCFLIIEALADGAVRMGMPYNTAFQCAAQSMLGAAKMVVESGQHPAVLKSAVCTPGGTTIGGLLALEDKGVRSSVARAVEESTNIAKSLGGGAAKK from the coding sequence ATGGGTGTGGATATTCAACTTAAGGACGGCTACACAATCTGTTTCCTCGGCTGCGGTACCATGGGTACTGCCGTGCTAGGAGCTGTGCTCGATTCTCTAAGCAAGGGTAACAAGGAGGGTGACGCCCCGAAGCCCGGCAAGTTCATGGCCTGTGTGACCCGACAGGAGTCCGCTGACCGATTGCACAAGGATCTGACCTCCTCTGCCCCTGACATTCCCGTCGAGATTCTTATCAATGACAACGGATCTGCCTACAAGGCTGATGTGTTTGTTCTCGGATCCAAGCCCTACATGGCCGAGAAGATCCTGACTCCTCTGCAGCAAATGCTGGAGGGCAAGGTTCTGGTTTCGCTGCTTGCCGGAAAGACCATTGCCGACATTGAGAGCTACTCTGGCCGATGCCCCAAGCCTTTGGTTGTTCGAGCCATGACCAACACTCCTTCTCGAATCGGAGCCGGTATGACCGTTCTGTCGTTCCCCGATAACGCTACCGTTGACGAGAGCGTTGTCAACGCTGTGTCCTGGATCTTTGAGCAGACCGGAAAGTGCATCACcctcgaggagaagcaaATGGACGTCTCCACTGCTTTGTGTGGATCTTCCCCTGCTTTCTGCTTCCTCATTATCGAGGCTCTGGCCGATGGTGCTGTTCGAATGGGCATGCCCTACAACACTGCCTTCCAGTGTGCAGCTCAGTCCATGCTGGGAGCTGCCAAGATGGTTGTTGAGTCTGGCCAGCACCCTGCCGTCCTCAAGAGCGCTGTGTGCACTCCTGGCGGAACCACTATTGGAGGACTGCttgctctggaggacaAGGGCGTTCGATCTTCCGTTGCTCGAGCCGTGGAGGAGTCCACTAACATCGCTAAGTCTCTTGGTGGCGGTGCTGCTAAGAAATAA
- a CDS encoding uncharacterized protein (Compare to YALI0B14421g, no similarity) produces the protein MALLSLVWTKIGVVHLKWATHKISRNSLTRRPHLKTAEKKQKKDMARLARLATAQDYTVVDIRNVSQSLIRQMEWLEQEIQASANRVVQLEDNGDDEAEGPAQAAAPQVNNDELRADVQKKLTPLWQGSLKLTLSDSNQQLVYAIERVRVAQLHRRDIIGAKVSISYWS, from the coding sequence ATGGCGTTGCTTTCTCTTGTCTGGACAAAAATTGGTGTTGTGCACCTAAAATGGGCCACGCATAAAATCAGTCGCAATAGCTTGACCCGACGGCCTCATCTAAAAACggcggaaaaaaaacaaaaaaaagatatGGCGCGACTGGCAAGACTGGCTACAGCTCAAGACTACACCGTGGTCGACATTAGAAACGTGTCGCAGTCTCTTATTCGGCAGATGGAGTGGTTGGAACAAGAGATCCAAGCTTCAGCGAATCGCGTGGTGCAGCTGGAAGATAATGGCGATGACGAGGCCGAGGGTCCAGCACAAGCTGCGGCACCACAGGTCAACAACGATGAGCTAAGAGCAGACGTTCAGAAGAAACTGACACCATTGTGGCAGGGCTCCCTGAAGCTGACTCTGTCTGACTCTaaccagcagcttgtcTACGCCATCGAGCGGGTACGTGTTGCTCAACTGCACCGTCGGGACATCATTGGAGCTAAAGTGAGTATTTCTTATTGGTCTTGA